acatagttctgtttagagaagccGATACACTTTTCATATAAGTCCTATCGTAgtatgatgatgaatcccGTCAGCGACCAGTATGAATATATACTTAATTCAGGTACGCTATAACCATTATCTGATACTTATTTAgaaatttgaatttttaTCCTTCAAGACCCCGGTAAGattgaacaaagaggtCAAGTACAACGATGGTTTGGAACAACTAATATGCAACTTAGTTGATAAGTAATTTCTCAAAATAAAAGTGGTTTTTTTCATGGAGTAAATGCAGGAGATGGGTATATATTGTGTGGCAGCCTGTATTTAGGTGTCTATGAAAACAATTTTATGTCTGTGAAGATCAGTAAAGAAGGATTTATTTCTTGGTATGTAGGATTAatgttggaattccgcagataaatacagaaatgcggtaagaagtaaaattagagacGCTACAGTTGAGGTAGTGGTCAGGACAAGAACCATTTCCCGGGAACACAAGTTTCTAGAAACTCTAACAATGTGTTCAAACCAAATAACCAATCAGTTGGCCAACCAACAACCGCGACATGTCCAATTCTTCCACGAGGGAATATACAAATGTGTTAGCTAAGACTCGGTTGTTGATGTGAACTAGGGTCAGACTAGTTGGTTAGATAGGCTAATTACTATCTAAGTATATACTCTAGTCTACCCGTTAGTTGTACCTTGCTATGATTATTAGTTAATCAGTTATTCTTGGTTAATTCCCGTTGTTATCCTTGGTTCATATTCAGAGAAGCTTCAAGACCTGAGAATATCCTGCATGACCtggttatatatgtttcGGAAGTATCTGTAGGGTGTACTTCTGAACAAATCCCTTATCCAGGTTTGCAGTGTTCCGTGCCGTTGTATCATTGGTAGCCAGCCAGCTATATTCCGGGGACTCCCACAAATTATCCTAACAGAATGTATGATTTCTTTATTTTaaagttttgtttcaaagagCTGGCACAAGGCTAAAGATAATTATAAAATTGCTGgatataaaaaaatgactattataAAGACGATAAGATAAATgataggcataaacagtATGACAAGAATGATGACacgttttgaagagaatgtAAATATATCATCATTATCGTTAGCTATTGTAAAAAGGTGAAATTCCTCAGTTATAATAAGGTAAGAAACATCAAGTGAATTGATCTCTCTGAttcaaaacagaagatATCAGCGAACCATACACTTAAATACTAGTATACACCAAAAGTCATATCCAAACTAAATTATTTTAgtactctactacaatgaatagcgACGGCGAAAAAGACCCTTTTCAACAGGAAGTCCAataatttttgttcaaagtctgGAGATTTTATGATAAAAAAGTTATTCCTATCAGCGATACAAAGAAAGGTTGTTTGCCCCACTCAAAACACGTATCGGATGCCAATCCAAGGACAGGTGTGTCCAAGATCAGTAATTGTGCAGGTACCAACGTCAGTCAGAAAACAAGTGGGTCTAATTCAAATGCCTGTGTAGGCCAAACAACAAGCCGCAAGTGTGCGTCTGAATCCGTTAGAGTCAGCGTTCCAGAGGATGACATTGTGCAAATTATAAACCCTCCAAATAAAGGAACTCGTCGCGAACGTTCCTGTTTGGTAAATGGTGTGTTGTTACTATTACTGTTTGACACTGGTAGTCCGACCACCCTGGTTTGTAAGAACCTAGCCATGAAGTATAAATAGCAGCTGTATACTATCCCATCTTTGCTGTGGAAAAGTGCCATCCCCTGACTAAGGTCTACAGCAGTCCAAGAAGCGCGCTGCAAATTACAGTAATAATGATCGTTTATACTATCTTGCTGCCTACGTTACGGCATTGtatctcgaagaagatatTAATTGGTAATCCAATCTTGGATCAACACCCAGAATTGTTTCTGGTAGATGCTACAATTAAAGTTAGTGCTAGCAATAAAGTATAATTAAAGCcacacttgaagaaatctaCAATGTAGACGGTGGGAGATTTTTGTTGTTCAGTCAGTCGCTATGAAGAATAACTGTATGACCTTCCACAAACTACCACAGGAACTGCAACAATGATTTCAAAATACGGTAACAGATAAATTACCACTTCAATCAGGCACTCAAACTTATGATCATGAGATTGAATTGAAACCTGATACGAAATCCCCAAGGTCTCCAAACATTTAACCCCGACGGGTTTTTAACTCAAAAAGACAAAGTTAAGGCAGTACAGGAGTTACCAATCCCCACGTCCATCAAAGCCGCTCAAAAGTTTATGGGCATGGCGAACTATTCCGGAGCCTTTATCCCCGGTTGCAGCGATATTGCTAAAGCACTGTTTGACTATATCTTGGATAAATGGGGAACTCCACAAATAGAAACTGTGAACGTgctgaaaaagaaactggtGACAGCACAAATTTTGGTACCATTCGTGGAAGGAAAACGTTAACAACTTACCACGGACGCGGGCTTTACAGCTGTCGGTTATTTGTTGGAAAGATCAAAGCAAGATGGTTCGGTCAAAGGGAAGAATAACTCTGTTAGGGATTCGTTGAGTCGTCCACAAGAGAATAATGCTATTGAAAGTTGTCCCCTAAGTTCACTGGAATTGGGCGAGACTGAAGCTTGGTAGGAAGACCTGTTAGCAGATCGCTGGTATGCTGCTAAATTGCTTGAGATGGGTGCGATTTGCAGAAAAATGCATTGCACTATAACAATAGTACTGATCGTTGACgggattcatcatcacaaGGCGATAGGACTTAtatgaaaactgtatcggcttctctaaacagaactgTGTAGTGTACATGATACTATCTAGAGATATCTttaaatatatttttccaatGAAAAATACCGTTGTGACaattctccattttcacataagacaaaaatgtacttatATCTAGGAAGATTATAGGGTTTGTGAGcgaagttctcgaagcTTCTCAACGTGTTGTtagttgttcctctttgccaagACATATCTTAGTATCAGATAAATTATTTTATAAACCTTGTATAAACGGTTTCTTGCCCTTACAGATGTaaggaaaatatatatatataaaataaGCAGATTGGAAATAATCTGTGTTGAGAATTACTTCGAGACGACGGTCTATATCGTGGCTATTTATATGATTCattctggaagaaatatcaaacaaattcacGATGCGTTATAAATTCTTAATTCGTTTTTGCAAACAAATCGCGAAAATATCTCGTCTTATTTTCATCCACATTTCGCATTCCGTAGATGACTGCGTACAGACGCGTGGATACTGTTGACGTGTCATAAACACCAATTGTAGCATCTATTCCACGTAACAAAACGTCGTAGAGACATAGAAACTTCTGCATCACACGGGGTGCATGTTTGTATCTCTATTTCCAACAGTTTGGACctataatttccaacagcaacgaTATGGTAGTTGTCGTGATTAAACGATAACTATGCACATTTCCTTGCAATTCACACAACACATGGATTATCAAACACTAGGCACTCACTGTACAGGTATGCCGTCTTCTATCATGGATTCTCACGAACCATCGCATCAAAAAATGATGTTAGATTTGCCAATGGATGTAACACGGGTATAAAGAAAAGgcccaaaaaaaaaagttatTACAGTGTTTCATTAGTGTAGCGGTTATCACGTTGTCCTCACACGACAAAGGTCTCGAGTTCGATCCTCGGATGAAACATCTTTTTTGAACCTTGTAGACTCCATTCGTATGTGGGTGATTCCCAAATCACCCAGGTAACCAAGCTTCGAGTTACAACCCTAATATCCTTTTTGATACCACTCTTTGTAAACAACTACTCTACTACCCATATACAAGAGGACTAGAAAACTATTACCCATCTAATAGTCTTGATATCTAGCATAACGGATACTTTTTGGATTGAAGTGGAAACACCAACATGGAAGTAACGACTTGGCGTTACACAGTGTACCAAGTATCCTTCCCCCTCGCTCTTGTCTAAGAATTATGAATGGataatatatatgtataaACACGCACTATACATATTTTGAGAGTATTTACAATGAAAGATATGTCCAGCCGCTGTGTGTGTGCGAGTCTATTTATTCTTGGCCCTTTGTTCCGCTTCCCACTTGGCCCTGttctcctttcttttcctctccCCACCAAAGAACGacttcttgcccttcttAATCTCCTCTACGGGCGTGCCCCTCCTAAATTTCTCTACTTGCAGCAGTATATACCTTCTCTGTTGGATGGGGACACCCTTCTCTTTCAGCACAGCGGAATCCCATTCAAAGAGATT
The genomic region above belongs to Huiozyma naganishii CBS 8797 chromosome 2, complete genome and contains:
- the FYV4 gene encoding mitochondrial 37S ribosomal protein mS41 (similar to Saccharomyces cerevisiae FYV4 (YHR059W); ancestral locus Anc_5.325) encodes the protein MMVSVRFFHACRTLAVRKIPSSTATIPDVSKFLTVIGRDCAEQTELYENKWENLFEWDSAVLKEKGVPIQQRRYILLQVEKFRRGTPVEEIKKGKKSFFGGERKRKENRAKWEAEQRAKNK